The window CGAAATCCGGAGTAAAGACCCGCTCCATTTCGAGATTGGAACTGGTCAGAAAAGTCTTTTTGCGCTCGGCCCGTTTGTCAATGACCTTCTTGAGGGTAGAGGCTTCCCAACGCTTTTTCTCTTCCTGGATCTTCATATGCGAAACTCCTTGAATTCTTTTGTGAGCAAACTTGAACAAACCAAAATCGTTTCACACGGATAACTTCGGATAGAATCTGATAAAAATCTGATCAAACGGTTAAAGGGTCTCATCCGCTTTTATCCGAAGTTATCAGATTTGACCCGTGTGAAACTGTCTTTTTTTCTGTTTGGTCCGGCTTGTCCGGCTTAGGGGGATTTAACGGGTGACGACGGCCAGGACTTTTAATTCTTCACCTTCGACGCAGAGCATGCGGTGGCGCAGGGAGGAATCAAAATAGATCGCATCCCCCTCTTCAAGGATCAAGCGCTCATTTTCGAGAAGGATTTCCGCTTTCCCCTGCAGAATCAGAAGGAATTCTTCGCCGTCATGATTATACAGGGTCTCTTCTTCCGGACGCTCATTGACGGTGAGCATGAACGGTTCCATCTTTTTGTTGCGCTTGCGAAAAGAAAGAGCTTCATAGGTATAGCCGTGTCCACTCCCCGATTTGGAGATGACCCGACTGACGACCCGCCGTTCCGCTTTGCGCACCACTTCGAACTTGCGATCTTCTTCTTCATCGTCAAAAAAGGTACCGATCTTCACATCGAAGAAACGGGCAATCTTCGAGAGGGTGGCAATGGGGGGGGAAACATTGTTGTTCTCGATCTGCGAGATCAAGGCGGGAGAGAAGCCGGTTTCGCGGGCGACATCCTGCAACGTCAGTTTCCGGGCCTTGCGTAACTTCTTGATCTTCGCACCGATATTGAACTGCATAGCCATTACGCCCTCTGTCCGTCAGAAATTCGTTGTTGCCTTGGTTTAAATTAAATAAAAAGGGGTGTCAATAAATTTATTGCGGCTAACGTTCTGTCCTTGTTTCCTTGCTCTTTGGCAAAAAATCCCCCGTCCGTTCCGGGACGGGGGATTTTTTGCCACTCATCTTTGCAGAATCAGTCGAGAATCGCCGTCAAATATTCACCGGTGCGGCTGCGCCGTTCGCGATCGACCTCTTTCTGATCGATTTCAACGAACTTCTCGTCCGGGGTAATCTTGAAGAGCGGCTGCCCCTTACTGACTATCGTGCCATCGCTCCCCTGCATGACAATCTTGTCGATAGTCCCGGAGAAGGGGGCATAGACCTTATTGAACATCTTCATGACTTCGATAATATAAAGGGGATCGCCCTGCTCGAAGTGCATCCCTTCGGTGACAAAGGGGGGCATTCCCGGCGCTTCCTGTCCATAGTACATGCCGCCACAGACCGCAACAATTTCGTCGGCCTTGGTCGCCGGCGGCGGAACAAGAATCTTCTTCATCCGCGCCTGAAGATCAAGATCGAAGAGGTAGTCAGGGATAGTCACTTCGAGATCTTCTTCGACGCGCATCTCCCAGAACTTGGTCTTCTCGCCGATCATAAAGAGCATGCCGAGGAGTTCCATACCGGCTTCGTAGCCGAAGTGGGCCGAACGGATCTGCTCCCAGGTCGTTGCATCGAATTCGCCGTGCGGCGTATCACTGGCCAGCAACTCGCTGAGTTTAAAGTATTCATCGCGGCCGAGCCCAAGATTCTCGCGCAGCGTCCGGTAAAAACGGATCGATTGCTGGAGGAGGTCATTATCATGCCCCCAGATGATCTCGGCCGCCGGTTTATGAGGGCGCTGCGCCATGTGCAGGAACTCATAAGTCTCGCTTAGCACCCCGAGTGGATTACGTAACCAGATGACTTTGCCGTTTTCAAAGCGGAAGTTCTTGGTGTTAACACTCAGCCAACCGGAAAGGAGATGCGGGTCAGCGAGAAGGCGCTCGATCGGGCGGGTGATCAGCGTCCCCTTACGATCGAGAAGAGCCGACATATTCTTGCGCTCTTTGGCGGCAACCTCAGGTTGATCGGCAAAACGCTCTGCAATCAGCTTGTCGTAATGCTTCTTCATCTGCAGGAAGGCGTAGATCGGATCGAGTTTATTCGCTTCCTCTTTGAGGGTACCGACCAGAGTCAGGTAAGGGACGACAAAACGCGTCGTCGGCTTGGCCATGACGTTACGGCCGAGGAACCAGCTGACCAGACCGTAGTGGAAGTTAAGATTGGTCGCCAGGGCGCTGCCACGCAGCGTCGTGCTGCAAAGGACATCCGAGAGAGCCTGATAACTCTCCAGACGATCTTCTCCCTTGGTCAGCAACAGGGCGATGTTCGAATCGTAAGCGCCGGCGACTTTATATTTCACGAAGATGCCGGTATCCGGGTTGACCAGACAGATCCCCTGGTCATCACGGACCTCGCCGTTGATCGGCTTCGACCAGTAACGGATCATCCCGCCGGCGTGCGGCGACAAAGAATCGTCGGTCGCATTGAGACGGGCTTCGACCGAAGCATTATAGCGGACAAAACGCTCCGGCTTGGGGAGGCGCTCTTTGTGGCGGGCCAACAGTGCCATCGCCTCAACCAGGGACTCGACGACAAAGAAGTCATTTTTGTCTTTTGGATTGGTAAATTTCAGGCTGTAGCAAAGCTCGGTGACGCGATGTTCAACCTGGATACGGGTATTGACTTCCATGAAGTAGTGACGGTCGCGGTCAACGATACATTCAAAAGTCGAAGCCGAATCGAGGCCAACCGCCAGACCGAAACGGGCCGATTCCTCCTCCATCTTCTTGAGGACGTTGAGATCACTCTCCAGCGCTGCGACTTCCGCTTTCTTGCCGGCAGCCTTGGCCTTGGCAATCGCGGCCAGCAGACCTTCCTGCGTCACCGAGACTTCAAGGAGTTTCTGTTCATGCATCTGCAGCGAGCAGTCGCGTCCGCCGAGGGAGACACACCATTCGCCGTTGCCGAGCAGCTGAATTTCGTTGTGGCGAGTCTGTTCGATATTGAGCTCGACGAGGACGTTCTTGTTGTCGCCGACCCCGTTCGCCTTGACTTCGTTGAGGACTTCGCGCACCAGCGTCGGCGCTTCCGCCGCCGCCTTGAGGATCATCTTTTCGTCGGCATTCTTGGCCGCGAGGAGCGAGCCGCCAAGGATACGCTGACCCTTACCACCACCACCGCCGATTGCCTTGATGCGGAAGCGGCTGCGCGGATGTTTACGGAACAGCTCGGCCACCTCTTGCTGTACCTGAGCACAGAGTTCATCGATGCTGTAGAGATCAATCCCTTTGGCGTAGGAGGCCATAAGGATATGATCCGCCAGAGTTTCCAGCGGGAGATTGCTGTCGGCGAGGAGGGCTTTGTCGCAGGTGAGACCGTTGGCCTTGACGAGATCGACCAGATTTTCGCGGGTCGGATACTTCTTGATCAGAGTCCGGGCCGTGACATTGTTGATGCCCGGGGTGACGCTGACATTGACGGAGAGAGCGGTGCGTTTCGCTTCGTCCTTCTTGCCGGCGCGGGCCTGGGTTCGGGCGCAGGGGCCGATAAACTTCAGTCCGGCCGCTTCGATCGCCGCCACGAACTCCTCATCTTCGGCCATGAAGCCGTAGCCGGCAAAGATCGAATCGTAGTTGTTATCATGGGCGATGCTGATGATCTGGTTGATACGCTCGACACGCTCTTCCTTGCTCGCTCCGGAATAATCGGGAACACGGTGGACGCGGCTCGAATCGGTAAGCTGGCGCAGTTCCGGGGCCAGAGCATTTGGATAAACGATGGAATCCTTTTCGGAGAGGAGGATGCCGAAGTGGCTGATCCCCATCTCGGTGTAGACATCCATCGCCTCTTTGCGGATTGGGCCGCGGCAGACGATGAGCGGCTTGAGATCTTCACATGCAAAGGAACGAACCCACTCGGAGGTCGACTTCCCGAGTCGGCGATCGCGATGGATCAGAGGATTATTGGTATAATTTTCAGAAGCGTGAAACATAGGTCTCTATCTCCAGTCTGATAGTTTTAAGATCAATGGAACTCGCGCTGAACCGCTTGCATCGCCGAGGGCTGATAGTGGCGGAGGAAGAAGTTGAGATTTTCTCCCAGCACCTTACGCAGATCGGTGGGCATGACGAGGGAAGAGATCGAGCCGAGACTGAGAGCCTCCTTGGGATTCATCAACTCTTTTTCATAGCGCTGATTGAGTTCGATATCACGGACCTTAAGCCACTCCGCCGTCTCTTTCTCAGCTTCGTTGCGGGCTGCGCCGGCGTCCATGCCGGCAGCAACGCGCTCGGCAATCCCCTGCTTGAGACGTTCGGCACCGGAGCTGCGCATCTTGCGGACTTCATCCTTGTAGACGAACTCCTTGCCGGCCGGACCCATGACCGCGAGGCGGGTGGTCGGCAGGGCGAGGACGAGATCGGCGCCGGTCGGGTAGTTGTTGTAGGAAGCATATGCGCCGCCGTAAGCGTTACGGAGAATCAGCAGGATACGCGGGGTGCGGATGTCGACGATGGAGTCGAGCATGGCTCGACCGGCCTGAATGATGCCGCGGGTCTCCTGATCTTTGCCGGGAAGGAAGCCGGTGGTGTCCTCCATGAAGATCATCGGAATATTGTAGATATTGCAGAACCGGTTGAAACGGGCAATCTTGTAGGCAGCATCGATGTCGATCTGACCGGAAGCAACGGCGCTGTTGTTGGCGACGAAGCCGACGACGTTGCCGCCAAGGCGACCAAAGGCGGTGACGACGTTGCGGGCGCGGTCGCGCTGCATTTCGAAGTAATCGCCATGGTCGCAGATCTGCTGAATGAGGATCGAGACATCAAAGGGGGTATTGAAGCCGGTCGGTGAATTGAAGGCTTTCTTGAGCAGGGTGTTGATCTCCCAGGTTTTACGATCAAGGGGATCACTGGTTGCCTGGAAGGGGGCCATGACCCGGTTGTTGTCGGGGAGATAAGAGAGGAGCTGAATGGCAGTGCGCAGGGCATCGACTTCATCCTCAACGGTCAGGTCGGCAACGCCGGACTGGCCATGGACGTTGGGGCCACCGAGCTCTTCCGGGGTGACATCTTCGCCGAGGACCGACTTGACCACGCCCGGCCCGGTCAGACCGAAAAAGGTGTCATTCGGCTGGATGACGAATGACCCCTGACGCGGCAGATAAGAGCCCCCACCGGCATTGAAGCCGAACATGCACATGATCGAGGGGACGACGCCACTGATCTTGCGCAGGGCAGTGAAGGCCTCGGCATAACCGTCAAGACCGCCGACCCCGGCCGGGACAAAGGCGCCGGCGGAATCGTTCATACCGATGACCGGAATCCCCTTCTCCCCGGCCATCTGGAAGAGAAGGGCAAGCTTGCGACCGTTGGTAGCGTCGATGGAGCCGGCGCGCACGGTGAAGTCATGGCCATAAAGAGCCACATCGCGACCGCGAATATTGAGGATGCCGGTGACCAGTGAGGCGCCGTCGAGATTCTTTCCCCAGTTCTGGAAAAGAATATTCGGCTCCTTCTCGGTGAGGACGCTGATCCGCTCCCAAACGGTCATGCGCTTTTTAAAGTGCTGCTTTTCAATCTGCTCGATACTCACTGATTTGATCGGACGCTGAATCAGGTCGTAACCTTGCTTCATCGCCTCTTCATAGCCGCCGGCTGCCCGGGATATTTCACCGGGGATATTAAATTCAACCTTCTCGGGCGGATCAAACGGGTTCTTCAGGGACGGTTTAATCGCTTGTTTCGACATGGGGTTCATTCCTTTGGCTGGACAAGAATAGGGGTTAGACCCAACAACGGGGGGGGTACCGACAGTGAAAAATATAAAGTAGTTTTACGAAGCGGATATACCGAAAATGGTGGGAAATGTCAACAACAAGATTTTATTCACGGTAAATTATTTCACCTCAGTAAAATAGGTTTATTTCAAGTAAAAATATTTCAAAAAGCATTTGATGAAAAATCAAAACCTGTTTCCTCTCTTCCCTCCTCTCGTCTTCAGCCCTGCCCAAGCTGTCGTTGCGTAAACCGATCAGCGCTTTAAACGCCACGGCCGCCCCTTTGCCCGAAGTTGACTTTTATCGGCCATTCATTTACTTATTAGTCTCTTAAGTCACTTTGTCCTTACGGAGTCCCGCTTGCCAGACCGCTCCTTCGACTTTCCTCTCGGTTTGCGCCCCTGGCCGAATCCCCGGCGCCTGCGTCGCCCTCTTCTTAAAGAGGGTTATCGTCTTGAACGACTGGAAAATTCTCCGGACGCTTTTCGTCTAACCGCAGTCCTCGGGGCAGGCAAACTGACTGCTTTTTTTCAGGACTTCGCCCGACTCCTCCCGAATGAAGCCTTCTTTGTTCTTGAATTTTATGAAAACGAAGGAGACGTCGCCAGCACAGAGGAAGCGGCGCCCCGCATCTATTATTCTGATTATCTCCCTACAAGGGAGATCATTGAGGTCATCACCCCCTATCTACCCCGGCTCATTCATGACGGCTTTGTTGGCTTTGGCCTGGCCAGCAACCGTGCCGGCCTCGAAATGTTCTACTCGGAAGAGAAGGTCATTACCTGTTTTACCGACAATCACCTGCGCCTCACCCACCTCTTGGCCCGCCATGGTCTGCCGCACAAGGAGCATCTCCCGCTCCCGGCAGATTTCGGCCACGACCATCTTTCCCTGCTTTGTCATCACCGCACGCAGCTCCCGGCCCCCTTCGCGACAATGACTCCCCACCAACTCGATTTTCTGATTTTTTGCCAGGAGATTATCGAACAACTCGGGATGTACCCGGTCGAAGAGTCCCTCTCCTTCTTTTTGACCCGCAAAGAGCAGGACCAAATCGCCCAACGGCTGGCGGAGCGGCCCGAATTTGCAGAGTTTATCGATCTGGCCGAAGACGATTTCGGAGTGCTCCTCTTCGACTGGAATGACTTTGTCAACGCCTGCGCTGAAGGCTTTGACGGCGATCTCGCCGACTATCAGTATGGTCTACAGCTACGCGATCTGCTGCAATTTGTCTACGAAGGGGTCACGGCCCCCCTTCAGCGCAAACTGCAAGAAGTCATGGCTGAAAGTGATGCCATCTTTCGCGGCCTCCTGCAGGATCAACGCAAGCGGATCGATGCGCCAAACACCATCCCGATGCGCTCCGATCGCTTCTGGTGCCACGGGGTGATTACCACTCAGGGTGCCAATTTGCGCCGTGACCTGATTCGTTGCGGCTGGTATAAATAGCGATGAAAACAACTCCGTTACGACCCACTATTGCCATCCTCGCGGCTGTCCCTCTGGAAACGGAACTGATCCGCTCCTACTGGGGGCCATGGAAGATCTCCAATCTGGGCGGATTCCATCTTTACAAACGCAAGTCTGCGGGGATGACGCTCGAACTTTTGCACAGCGGCGTCGGCAAAGCCAACGCTGCGGCCGCCGCCACCCTATTAGCCTTGCATCAACCGCAAGCATTGCTGGTGATCGGCTGCGGCGGCGCCCTTCCCGGCAGCGGGTTGCAGGTTGGCGACCTCGCTCTCGCCAGCAGTGAAATCTTTGGCGACGAAGGGGTAATGACACCGCTCGGTTTTCAGGATCTCGAAGCAATGCACCTCCCCCTTCTCAGCGTCTCATCCCCTCCCCTGTACAATACCTGCCCCGTCGACCCGGACTGGCAGCAACGCGCTGGAGAGAAATTGCCCCCCTTTGCTGCGGTCGCAGGAATTTCTCTGGTGACCGGCCCCTTTGTCACGGTCTCGACCTGTTCGGGGACCACCGCCGGCGGCGAGATTCTCGCCCGTCGCAGCGGCGGCATCTGCGAAAACATGGAAGGGGCTGCGGCCGCCCTGGTCTGTGCCCGCCACAATATCCCCTTTTGTGAAGTGCGCGGCATCTCCAACCTTGTCGAAGATCGCAACCTTGAGCGTTGGGATCTCGTCGGCGCCGCCGGGATTGCCCAACAAGCCCTCATTGCCCTTTTGAGTACCGAACCCGGTCAGGTCTCCGCATGAACTCTTCGGCCCTGCGTCTCGGCTATTCGCCCTGCCCCAACGATACCTTCATCTTTTATGCACTGACGCATGGCCGCATCCCCCTGCACGGCTTCAGCATCCGCGAAGAACTTGCCGATGTCGAGACCCTCAACCGCCGCGCCTTGGCACGGGAGCTTGATCTGACCAAAATTTCCTACCACGCCTTTGGTCACCTGCGCAACGAGTATGCCCTGCTGCGCAGTGGCGGCGCCCTCGGACGCGGTTGCGGTCCGCTGGTTGTCGCCCGCCAGGCGACGAGCCTGGAGCGTTTGCGCGGGAAACTGATCGCCATCCCCGGCGAATTGACGACGGCGAATCTGCTGCTGCAGCTGCGCGGCTCCGGCTATGAGCGACTACAGATCCTCCCCTTTGATAAAATTGTCGCGGCGGTAGCCAGCGGCAGCGTCGAGGCCGGCTTGATCATCCACGAATCGCGCTTCACCTTTGCGGAACATGGCCTGGTCGCCGTCGAAGATCTCGGTGCCTGGTGGGAAGAGCTCACCGGCTTACCGATCCCCCTGGGCGGGATACTCGCCCGGCGCTCCCTCGGGCGCGAAATTATCGAAGAGGTGGAGAGTGCCATCCTTGCCAGCGTCCGCTATGCCTTCGACCATCCTGAGGAAACACGGCCCTACATTCGCTCCCATGCTCAGGAACTGGATGACGCGGTCATCCAGCAGCACATCGATCTTTATGTGAATCATTTTTCCCTCGATCTTGGCGAGGAAGGTTTGGCCGCGGTCCATGAACTTTTACACCGCGCCGCTGCAGCGGGGATCATTCCCCCCTCCTCCCTCCCCCTCGGCCCCCTGTAAAGCCAGTAAAGGATGAACCCCATGAACCAGTTCAACGATCCCCGCTACAAGAAACTCCTCAAAAAATTTGAAGGGATGACCCGTACCGAAATCATCTCGCGCCTCAAATGGGTCAAGGATCGCAACCTCACCTATCGGGCAGCTCACGAAGCGATCATGCTCTCGGCGGCTGCCACTGGCATCCCTTATGGCAAGATTGCCGAAAAGATGGCGGAGAACCACGGCTTCAGTAATTGGCTCACCCTCAAGTGCCTGCTGCTGATGAAGGCAAAGTTCGACATCAAGGTCGATGAAATTCCCCCCTATCCCAACAAGAACTGGAAGGAGGTGGCGAGTGGCATCGTCAAGCGCAAAAAGGCACCCGAAACGCCGGCCGCCGGATAACCCTCTGTGAAGCAGGAGCGCCCCAAATAACGCCCGATTGTTCGGGGCGTTCCTGCTGTCTGCAGCTTTTTTAATCAAGAAAACCATTTTCTCCTTCCCTCCTCGCTTGAGTCAGCTATAATCTTCTCCATCTGGGTTTTAAGCAGTTTTTCTTCTTACTGGAGGACAGCATGATTACTCTTTTTGAAAAGACGGCGATGATGGGCATGGGGGCACTCTCCCTCAGCCAGAAGAAGGCGGAGGAACTGCTCAATGAACTGAAGGAACGGATCGGCTGCAGCGAAGAAGAAGGACGGGCCCTGCTGGAAAAGTTGAAGGCGCAGGCCGAAGAGCAAAAGAATCTGCTCACTAAAGCAGCCGAAGAAGAAGTACAAAAGGCCTGTGACCGTCTGGGTCTGGTCCGGCGCGAAGAGTTTGAGCGCCTGGCAGCGCGGCTTGATGCTCTGGAAAAGCGGGAGGCATCACAAGACCCGGCATGCTGAATGTTTTCGGCTTCAACCGCAACCTGCGCAACCTGAAACGCACCCGCACCATCTTTGCGGTCCTGGCGAAGTACGGACTCGGCCATCTCCTTGATGCCCTGCATGTCAGCGATTATCTGCTCGCCGCCAAGATCATACTCGGGCGCCGCCGCGGCCAGGAGATTGAGCGGCTCAGTACCCAGGTGCGTTTACGCCTGGCGATGGAGGAACTCGGCCCGACCTTTATCAAGCTGGGCCAACTCCTTTCGACCCGCCCGGATCTGATCCCCGCTGATTATGCCGACGAGCTCGGCAAACTGCAGGACCAGGTGACACCGATCCCCTTTGCGCCCCTTGGTGCGCAGATCGAAAGCGCCCTGCAACAACCGCTAAATGCCCTTTACGCCTTTATCAATGAAACCCCCCTCGCCGCCGGCTCCATTGCCCAGGTCCATCGCGCCCGCCTGCACAGTGGCGAGGAGGTGGTCATCAAGGTACGGCGCCCCGATATTGAAGCGATTATCGAGACCGATCTCGACATCCTTGCCGGTCTTGCTGCCATGATCGAGAAACACGACCCGACATTGGCGCATTATGAACTGAGCGGGGTGGTGCGTGAATTGCGCCGGGTGCTGCGCAATGAGATCAACCTGACGCACGAAGGTCAGATCATCAAGCGCTTCGCGACCTACTTCGCCAAGGACCGGACTGTGCGCCTGCCACGGGTCTACGCCGAGCTCACTGCCGAGACCGTCCTGACCCTCGAATATATCGACGGCATCAAAGTTTCGGATCGCGATGCCCTGATCGAAAAGGGGCACAGCCCCAAACAGATCGCCCGTAATGGCGCGGTCTTCTTTCTCAAACAGGTCCTTGATTTTGGCATCTTCCACGGCGACCCCCATCCCGGCAACTTCTTTATCCTCGAAGGCGGGATCATCTGTATGTTCGACTTTGGCATGGTCGGTCATCTCAGCGAAGATGTCCGCGACTATCTGGTCGATCTCCTGCTGGCGGTCCTCGGTCGCGATCCCGACCGGATTGTCAGTCTCCTTTCCTGCTCGGGGGACCTTCCCGATGAAGTCAATCTGCCGAATCTGCGTCATGACCTCGCCTTCTTTATCGACAACTACTACGACATTCCGCTGCACGAAATTAATACCGGCCGGCTGCTGGATGAATTCTTCGGAATTCTCAGCCTCTACCGCATCCGCTTCTCCCCTGACCTGATGCTTTTGGCCAAGGCCCTGGTCACCATCGAAGGGATCGGTCGCAAACTCGATCCCGACTTCAACATGATTGTTCACCTCAAACCCTTCATGGAGAAGATTGTCCGAAAAAAGGTCAGCCCCGCCTATATCGGCAAAGAGGCCTCGCGCGTTCTCATGTCCTTTGCCACCCTGTTCAAGAACCTGCCGCGCGACCTGCAAGCCTTTATCAACCGGCTTAACCATAATCGATTTAAAATCGAACTAGAACATCGAGGCCTTGACCGCCTGATCAACGACCTTGACCGTTCCAGCAACCGCATCTCCTTCAGCCTGCTGATCGCTGCTTTGATAATCGGTTCATCGCTGATCATGCAGACCGAAAAGGGTCCGTTGCTCTTCGGCTTTCCGGCCCTCGGTTTTATCGGCTATTCTATCGCCGGTTTTCTTGGCCTATGGCTCGCGATTGCCATTCTCCGCTCCGGGCGGCTCTAGCCGCTGTGGCTTTTACGACACGCCTCGTCAGGGTTGCAACATAACGGCCACAACTGCTCCTGCCATTAAGAAAATAAAACCGAAACAATTACAAATATTTACCAGAAAAAACCCCATGGTACAATTCATGCAGACCATATTAGTATCCCAGCAAAACGGAGGATACGATGCTTTATCAAACAACTCTGGCACAATCGATCACCTTTGACGGAATCGGCCTTCACTCGGGACGGGCCATTCGTATGACCTTGCGTCCTGCCGAAGCCGGCCGCGGCATTGTCTTTCACCGCAGCGAAGGGACAAAGACCGTCTCGATCGAAGCGATTTCGGCCAATGTCGTCGATACCCGCCTCGCCACCGTCCTCGGCAAGAACGACCTCAGCGTCTCGACCGTCGAACACCTCCTCGGTGCCCTGCGCGCTCTCGGGATCGACAACCTGCATATCGACATCAACGGCCCGGAAGTGCCGGTAATGGACGGCAGCGCCGCCCCCTTTATCAGTGCTCTGCAGAATGCCGGCATTGTGCAGCAACGCCGCGAGCGGAAATATCTCGTTATTCGCAAGCCCTTCACCGTTGTCGATGGCGACAAATCGGTATCGGTCACCCCTTCCCGTTTTTATCGGATCAGCTGCGAAATCGACTTCAATCATCCGGCCATCGGCCGGCAGCAGCGCACCATGAAGATCGATGCAGAGAGCTTTGTCAAAGAGATTGCCGGTGCCCGCACTTTCGGCTTTTTGCGCGAAGTCGAACACCTCAAATCGATCGGCCTGTGCCGCGGTGGTTCCCTGGAGAATGCGGTTGTCCTCTCCGAGGCAGAGGTCCTCAACCCGGAGGGATTGCGCTGGGTCGATGAATTCGTTCGCCACAAGATCCTTGATGCCGTCGGCGACTTCAGCCTTGCCGGCTATTCGCTCATCGGCCACATCCACGCCGTCAAACCCGGTCACGACATGAACCATCGCTTTATCGAGGGGCTTCTCGCCGCGAAAGACTGCTGGCACCTGGTCAGCGCTACCCGCGAAGTCGAGCGCCCTTTCTGCGCAGCGTTGCCGGCCATGGCCCACGCTTGAGCTAAATCAGTCCCCTCAAAATACAAAAGAGCGGACAGTCTTCGGACTGTCCGCTCTTTTTCGTTCTGCGGGCTGCACCTACGAAAATCTGCCCTCCTGCAATACTGCGACAACCTGTACCAGAGCCTGGGCGCGATGACTTATGCGGTTCTTCTCCGCCAACGGAATCTCGGCCAGCGTCCGCTGCTCTCCGGCTACAACAAAGAGAGGATCATAACCGAAACCTTCTGTCCCCCGCAGCTCACTGATTATTCTTCCCTCCAGCCGC of the Deltaproteobacteria bacterium HGW-Deltaproteobacteria-4 genome contains:
- a CDS encoding Cro/Cl family transcriptional regulator, translating into MQFNIGAKIKKLRKARKLTLQDVARETGFSPALISQIENNNVSPPIATLSKIARFFDVKIGTFFDDEEEDRKFEVVRKAERRVVSRVISKSGSGHGYTYEALSFRKRNKKMEPFMLTVNERPEEETLYNHDGEEFLLILQGKAEILLENERLILEEGDAIYFDSSLRHRMLCVEGEELKVLAVVTR
- a CDS encoding biotin carboxylase yields the protein MFHASENYTNNPLIHRDRRLGKSTSEWVRSFACEDLKPLIVCRGPIRKEAMDVYTEMGISHFGILLSEKDSIVYPNALAPELRQLTDSSRVHRVPDYSGASKEERVERINQIISIAHDNNYDSIFAGYGFMAEDEEFVAAIEAAGLKFIGPCARTQARAGKKDEAKRTALSVNVSVTPGINNVTARTLIKKYPTRENLVDLVKANGLTCDKALLADSNLPLETLADHILMASYAKGIDLYSIDELCAQVQQEVAELFRKHPRSRFRIKAIGGGGGKGQRILGGSLLAAKNADEKMILKAAAEAPTLVREVLNEVKANGVGDNKNVLVELNIEQTRHNEIQLLGNGEWCVSLGGRDCSLQMHEQKLLEVSVTQEGLLAAIAKAKAAGKKAEVAALESDLNVLKKMEEESARFGLAVGLDSASTFECIVDRDRHYFMEVNTRIQVEHRVTELCYSLKFTNPKDKNDFFVVESLVEAMALLARHKERLPKPERFVRYNASVEARLNATDDSLSPHAGGMIRYWSKPINGEVRDDQGICLVNPDTGIFVKYKVAGAYDSNIALLLTKGEDRLESYQALSDVLCSTTLRGSALATNLNFHYGLVSWFLGRNVMAKPTTRFVVPYLTLVGTLKEEANKLDPIYAFLQMKKHYDKLIAERFADQPEVAAKERKNMSALLDRKGTLITRPIERLLADPHLLSGWLSVNTKNFRFENGKVIWLRNPLGVLSETYEFLHMAQRPHKPAAEIIWGHDNDLLQQSIRFYRTLRENLGLGRDEYFKLSELLASDTPHGEFDATTWEQIRSAHFGYEAGMELLGMLFMIGEKTKFWEMRVEEDLEVTIPDYLFDLDLQARMKKILVPPPATKADEIVAVCGGMYYGQEAPGMPPFVTEGMHFEQGDPLYIIEVMKMFNKVYAPFSGTIDKIVMQGSDGTIVSKGQPLFKITPDEKFVEIDQKEVDRERRSRTGEYLTAILD
- a CDS encoding acetyl-CoA carboxylase carboxyltransferase subunit, with protein sequence MSKQAIKPSLKNPFDPPEKVEFNIPGEISRAAGGYEEAMKQGYDLIQRPIKSVSIEQIEKQHFKKRMTVWERISVLTEKEPNILFQNWGKNLDGASLVTGILNIRGRDVALYGHDFTVRAGSIDATNGRKLALLFQMAGEKGIPVIGMNDSAGAFVPAGVGGLDGYAEAFTALRKISGVVPSIMCMFGFNAGGGSYLPRQGSFVIQPNDTFFGLTGPGVVKSVLGEDVTPEELGGPNVHGQSGVADLTVEDEVDALRTAIQLLSYLPDNNRVMAPFQATSDPLDRKTWEINTLLKKAFNSPTGFNTPFDVSILIQQICDHGDYFEMQRDRARNVVTAFGRLGGNVVGFVANNSAVASGQIDIDAAYKIARFNRFCNIYNIPMIFMEDTTGFLPGKDQETRGIIQAGRAMLDSIVDIRTPRILLILRNAYGGAYASYNNYPTGADLVLALPTTRLAVMGPAGKEFVYKDEVRKMRSSGAERLKQGIAERVAAGMDAGAARNEAEKETAEWLKVRDIELNQRYEKELMNPKEALSLGSISSLVMPTDLRKVLGENLNFFLRHYQPSAMQAVQREFH
- the mqnB gene encoding futalosine hydrolase, producing the protein MKTTPLRPTIAILAAVPLETELIRSYWGPWKISNLGGFHLYKRKSAGMTLELLHSGVGKANAAAAATLLALHQPQALLVIGCGGALPGSGLQVGDLALASSEIFGDEGVMTPLGFQDLEAMHLPLLSVSSPPLYNTCPVDPDWQQRAGEKLPPFAAVAGISLVTGPFVTVSTCSGTTAGGEILARRSGGICENMEGAAAALVCARHNIPFCEVRGISNLVEDRNLERWDLVGAAGIAQQALIALLSTEPGQVSA
- a CDS encoding 1,4-dihydroxy-6-naphthoate synthase produces the protein MNSSALRLGYSPCPNDTFIFYALTHGRIPLHGFSIREELADVETLNRRALARELDLTKISYHAFGHLRNEYALLRSGGALGRGCGPLVVARQATSLERLRGKLIAIPGELTTANLLLQLRGSGYERLQILPFDKIVAAVASGSVEAGLIIHESRFTFAEHGLVAVEDLGAWWEELTGLPIPLGGILARRSLGREIIEEVESAILASVRYAFDHPEETRPYIRSHAQELDDAVIQQHIDLYVNHFSLDLGEEGLAAVHELLHRAAAAGIIPPSSLPLGPL
- a CDS encoding phasin superfamily protein, whose protein sequence is MITLFEKTAMMGMGALSLSQKKAEELLNELKERIGCSEEEGRALLEKLKAQAEEQKNLLTKAAEEEVQKACDRLGLVRREEFERLAARLDALEKREASQDPAC
- a CDS encoding ubiquinone biosynthesis protein UbiB; this translates as MLNVFGFNRNLRNLKRTRTIFAVLAKYGLGHLLDALHVSDYLLAAKIILGRRRGQEIERLSTQVRLRLAMEELGPTFIKLGQLLSTRPDLIPADYADELGKLQDQVTPIPFAPLGAQIESALQQPLNALYAFINETPLAAGSIAQVHRARLHSGEEVVIKVRRPDIEAIIETDLDILAGLAAMIEKHDPTLAHYELSGVVRELRRVLRNEINLTHEGQIIKRFATYFAKDRTVRLPRVYAELTAETVLTLEYIDGIKVSDRDALIEKGHSPKQIARNGAVFFLKQVLDFGIFHGDPHPGNFFILEGGIICMFDFGMVGHLSEDVRDYLVDLLLAVLGRDPDRIVSLLSCSGDLPDEVNLPNLRHDLAFFIDNYYDIPLHEINTGRLLDEFFGILSLYRIRFSPDLMLLAKALVTIEGIGRKLDPDFNMIVHLKPFMEKIVRKKVSPAYIGKEASRVLMSFATLFKNLPRDLQAFINRLNHNRFKIELEHRGLDRLINDLDRSSNRISFSLLIAALIIGSSLIMQTEKGPLLFGFPALGFIGYSIAGFLGLWLAIAILRSGRL